Proteins encoded in a region of the Rhodopirellula halodulae genome:
- a CDS encoding bifunctional aminoglycoside phosphotransferase/ATP-binding protein, whose amino-acid sequence MSESTTTLSLHDKVTVLRSGRLFEDSSYPPEVIETHISVLFRTKQHVYKLKKDVNLGFLDFSTLDRRKSACQAEIDVNRRLAPHTYEGLVSLTLDDHGGLSLGGPGRVVDWLVKMKRLPDERCLDRNLHHALKEALKADASTEEQQPLQSVIDLLTQFYQSLVPIAPKNYIAGFRSHINDNTDAINSEQNELPTQTTNLVSSLQRWFVFQHANTLQQRVDAGYVVEGHGDLRAEHIYLTQPPTIIDGVEFDRDLRIVDVADELSFLAVTCQFEDAAEVGQEILTRVCANLNDTPADSLLNFYRAYRATVRVKVAILRSQQSEGDERRKAISEAERYLGIATELAERLGPLPAIIIRGRSGTGKSTLARAIADEVVAQHIATDHVRRTISFHDLPNVYSDSARNAVYTEAIDQAVQHWQQGRLVILDGTFLKQNWLEEAYQSLAETGARVFIFTCECPDSVAMERVRHRAVRGNSESEADERVLQQQTDSVTEPPTGCTSFRIDTTQDVSHQLAQIQMLLSGT is encoded by the coding sequence ATGAGTGAGTCCACCACAACTCTATCCCTGCACGACAAAGTCACCGTTCTGCGATCAGGTCGCCTGTTCGAGGATTCGTCGTATCCGCCCGAAGTCATCGAAACGCATATCTCGGTGCTGTTCCGGACAAAACAACACGTCTACAAGTTGAAGAAGGACGTGAACCTCGGGTTTCTCGACTTCTCGACCTTGGACCGTCGCAAGTCAGCGTGTCAGGCAGAAATCGACGTCAATCGTCGCCTTGCGCCGCATACTTACGAAGGTTTGGTATCGCTCACTCTGGACGATCACGGTGGCCTGTCGCTCGGCGGTCCAGGACGCGTTGTTGACTGGCTGGTCAAGATGAAACGACTGCCCGACGAACGCTGCTTGGACAGAAATCTGCACCATGCTTTGAAAGAAGCCTTGAAAGCGGACGCATCCACAGAAGAACAGCAACCATTGCAGTCGGTCATTGATCTGCTGACGCAGTTCTATCAATCGCTCGTTCCCATTGCTCCCAAGAACTACATCGCGGGCTTTCGGTCTCACATCAACGACAACACAGACGCGATCAACTCCGAGCAGAACGAACTTCCGACGCAAACCACCAATCTCGTCTCGTCTCTTCAACGCTGGTTCGTATTTCAACATGCGAACACACTGCAACAACGTGTCGACGCCGGTTACGTCGTGGAAGGACACGGTGACTTGCGTGCCGAACACATCTACCTGACACAGCCACCCACCATCATTGATGGAGTCGAATTTGATCGCGACCTACGGATCGTCGATGTTGCGGACGAACTGAGCTTTCTGGCGGTAACGTGCCAGTTCGAAGACGCCGCTGAAGTGGGCCAAGAAATCTTGACCCGAGTGTGCGCCAACCTGAATGACACTCCCGCCGATTCACTGCTGAATTTCTACCGTGCCTATCGAGCCACCGTTCGAGTGAAGGTGGCAATCTTGCGGTCACAGCAGTCCGAAGGCGACGAGAGAAGAAAAGCAATCTCGGAAGCCGAACGCTATCTGGGGATCGCAACCGAACTCGCGGAACGATTGGGACCGTTGCCGGCCATCATCATTCGCGGGCGAAGCGGCACCGGCAAATCAACATTGGCCAGAGCAATCGCTGACGAAGTGGTTGCCCAACACATCGCAACGGATCACGTGCGCCGAACCATTTCGTTTCATGACCTCCCTAACGTCTACAGCGACTCGGCTCGGAACGCCGTGTACACCGAAGCAATCGACCAAGCGGTTCAGCATTGGCAGCAAGGCCGCCTCGTCATTCTTGACGGCACCTTTCTCAAACAGAACTGGCTCGAGGAAGCGTACCAATCGCTTGCGGAAACCGGGGCTCGAGTCTTCATTTTCACGTGCGAGTGTCCTGACTCGGTTGCGATGGAACGCGTGCGGCATCGAGCAGTTCGTGGAAACTCGGAATCGGAAGCGGACGAAAGGGTGCTGCAGCAGCAGACCGACAGCGTGACGGAACCTCCGACCGGTTGCACCTCGTTTCGGATCGACACCACACAAGACGTGTCACATCAATTAGCACAGATTCAAATGCTGCTGTCCGGAACATAA
- a CDS encoding PRC-barrel domain-containing protein, with protein sequence MLIASDKLKGAELMGIDQSVGSIHDLLFDDESWVIRHLVVDTGHWLPGRQILLPPPKIDASDWPAGTAKVPLTSQQVKDSPPVESDQPVSRQMEIQLYQHYDVPYYWGPAGATLVGSGYSPMPLGVGLMPLDPNIADQPERTHLRSVNEVVGYYIQGTDEEVGHVEGMLIDDTNWSIQQLIVDTRNWWPGKQVLLDREHVSGISWADATVSVSLSRDSIRSASEYDPTSV encoded by the coding sequence ATGTTGATTGCATCTGACAAACTGAAAGGTGCTGAGTTGATGGGGATCGACCAGAGCGTTGGATCAATCCATGACTTGCTATTTGATGACGAGTCGTGGGTAATTCGTCATTTGGTCGTCGACACCGGCCATTGGTTGCCCGGTCGTCAGATCCTTTTGCCGCCGCCCAAGATCGATGCGAGTGATTGGCCAGCCGGCACTGCGAAAGTTCCTTTGACTAGCCAGCAGGTGAAAGACAGTCCACCGGTCGAATCCGATCAACCCGTTTCTCGTCAGATGGAGATTCAGCTCTATCAGCACTATGACGTGCCGTACTACTGGGGCCCGGCGGGTGCGACTTTGGTGGGCAGTGGTTATTCGCCAATGCCATTGGGAGTTGGTTTGATGCCCCTTGATCCAAACATCGCTGACCAACCCGAAAGAACCCACCTTCGCAGCGTCAACGAGGTCGTCGGGTACTACATCCAGGGGACCGACGAAGAGGTGGGACACGTGGAAGGGATGTTGATCGATGATACAAATTGGTCGATTCAACAATTGATCGTTGATACTCGGAACTGGTGGCCGGGCAAGCAAGTGCTGCTCGACCGTGAACATGTCTCGGGAATCTCTTGGGCGGATGCAACCGTGTCGGTATCCCTGTCACGTGACTCGATTCGCAGTGCTTCCGAGTACGATCCGACGAGCGTTTGA